The stretch of DNA TACAGACTGACCCCACGCAGGGCGCATCGTTGGGACGTAATTGCTATAAGGTAAGGCTTGCAATTAAAAGCAAAGCCAAAGGGAAAAGTGGGGGTGCCAGGGTAATTACACATTTGCATATCTCCGAAACAACCGTCATTCTGCTGACTATTTACGACAAAGCCGAAAAAGAAGACCTGACTCCGAACGAATTGGAAGAATTACTGGCAGCACTTGCGCTTTGACAGACAGCAACGTGATGATAATTGATACCAAAGATGAGGTGAAAAACCTGTTCGTGGTCGATGCGGCCCCGTTCCCCTCACAAGGCGACAAAAACGTAACCTGGACGATTTTGGCCTCCGCCATGCGCACGTCAGAGTATTTTATTGAGCAGGTGAAGCAGAAGAGTTTGTAGGTG from Spirosoma montaniterrae encodes:
- a CDS encoding GMC oxidoreductase, with protein sequence MIIDTKDEVKNLFVVDAAPFPSQGDKNVTWTILASAMRTSEYFIEQVKQKSL
- a CDS encoding type II toxin-antitoxin system RelE/ParE family toxin, producing the protein MNYSILSTEKFDKLLKRLARKHPSIKSDLTALLTSLQTDPTQGASLGRNCYKVRLAIKSKAKGKSGGARVITHLHISETTVILLTIYDKAEKEDLTPNELEELLAALAL